The following coding sequences lie in one Kribbella sp. NBC_00709 genomic window:
- a CDS encoding sensor histidine kinase: MGLWRRLSQGQQDLLLAAVIGLVWFAALNLINGTGLRPHNPAVSVVTGVFLVATVAFVRRIPRTMLLIVSVLYPFLYAAVGTGLAAQLGLTIFGQPEISDAALQSEIHLVPLLVVGYLAASAGVRRFTCLFFTMGSLAGLMIGLPTVVAVVLSHVNRDVLRGDRYQSLPRNVGSLYSYIDVSLFVFAEALICGMVLLGADARRRRKSVALLQQRNAELVRLRAVEAERAAVAERTRIARDLHDVISHHVSAVVIRAQAADRVADERPEALREAIRWIIASGKEALTAMRETVRVLNTASPQIAGDTGSGGGTAPVPDLADVARMGERLKAVGIDVTMELPPRQRRLTSATDLTAVRIIQEALTNVMVHAKATAAQVTWQSGPQGELLTIDDNGNGGPPPVNVLETARRSESGRGNGLIGMRERATAVGGTLAVAAGPLGGWRVQAWLPPQN, translated from the coding sequence ATGGGACTCTGGCGTCGGTTGTCGCAGGGGCAGCAGGATCTGCTGCTCGCTGCGGTGATCGGCCTGGTCTGGTTCGCCGCACTGAACCTCATCAACGGCACCGGACTGCGCCCACACAACCCGGCCGTCTCCGTGGTGACGGGCGTCTTCCTGGTCGCCACGGTCGCGTTCGTACGCCGGATCCCCCGCACGATGCTGCTGATCGTCTCGGTGCTGTACCCGTTCCTGTACGCCGCCGTCGGCACCGGCCTCGCGGCGCAGCTCGGGCTGACGATCTTCGGCCAGCCTGAGATCAGCGACGCCGCGCTGCAGTCGGAGATCCACCTCGTCCCGCTGCTCGTCGTCGGGTACCTGGCGGCGTCGGCCGGCGTACGGCGCTTCACCTGCTTGTTCTTCACGATGGGCAGTCTGGCCGGTCTGATGATCGGACTGCCAACCGTGGTCGCGGTCGTCCTCAGTCATGTGAACCGCGACGTCCTGCGCGGCGATCGGTACCAGAGCCTGCCGCGCAACGTCGGGAGCCTCTACTCCTATATCGATGTCTCACTGTTCGTGTTCGCGGAGGCACTGATCTGCGGGATGGTGCTGCTCGGCGCGGATGCCCGGCGGCGGCGCAAGAGTGTGGCCTTGCTGCAGCAACGGAACGCCGAGCTGGTCCGGCTGCGCGCGGTCGAGGCCGAGCGGGCGGCCGTGGCGGAGCGGACCCGGATCGCGCGCGACCTGCACGACGTGATCTCGCACCACGTCAGCGCGGTCGTCATCCGCGCCCAGGCCGCCGACCGGGTGGCCGACGAGCGTCCCGAAGCACTGCGGGAGGCGATCCGCTGGATCATTGCCAGCGGCAAGGAAGCACTGACCGCGATGCGGGAGACGGTCCGGGTGCTGAACACGGCCTCGCCGCAGATCGCCGGCGACACCGGTTCGGGCGGCGGGACCGCGCCGGTGCCGGACCTGGCGGACGTGGCCCGGATGGGCGAGCGACTGAAGGCGGTCGGGATCGACGTGACGATGGAGCTTCCGCCGCGGCAGCGCCGGCTCACGTCGGCGACCGACCTGACCGCGGTGCGGATCATCCAGGAGGCGCTGACCAACGTGATGGTGCACGCGAAGGCGACCGCGGCGCAGGTGACCTGGCAGAGTGGGCCTCAGGGTGAGCTGCTCACCATCGACGACAACGGGAACGGCGGACCGCCGCCGGTGAACGTGCTGGAGACCGCGCGCCGGAGCGAGAGCGGCCGCGGCAACGGGCTGATCGGGATGCGGGAACGGGCCACAGCGGTCGGCGGCACCCTCGCCGTCGCGGCCGGTCCCCTGGGTGGATGGAGAGTGCAGGCATGGCTGCCGCCGCAGAACTGA
- a CDS encoding M15 family metallopeptidase, whose product MTGNLPPRRSGVVRTRLLSVIGVVGVGAVAGSLLLWHAQVGDFLGLAADKEPVVSTVSAPAIGAPPASSTPTPSRRPTRPPSTTPTKTPSSTPTKTSTKESTPVVREESINGLSPKLKARLKKAMAAAKADGITISITSARRSASKQQRLLNAAIKKYGSYKVATRWVLPPKYSAHVQGKAVDIGPAAAMTWLNKNGWRYGVCRRYDNEPWHFEALTAPGTKCPPREPHAVAKAD is encoded by the coding sequence ATGACAGGCAACCTGCCGCCGCGCCGATCTGGCGTGGTGCGGACGCGGTTGCTGTCCGTGATCGGTGTGGTCGGGGTCGGTGCGGTCGCCGGTTCGCTGCTGCTCTGGCACGCGCAGGTCGGGGACTTCCTCGGCCTGGCCGCGGACAAGGAGCCCGTGGTGTCGACCGTGAGCGCGCCTGCGATCGGCGCGCCGCCGGCGAGCAGCACCCCGACGCCCTCACGCCGGCCGACCCGCCCGCCGTCCACCACCCCCACGAAGACCCCGTCGTCGACTCCCACGAAGACGTCGACGAAGGAGTCGACCCCGGTGGTGCGGGAGGAGAGCATCAACGGCCTGTCACCGAAGCTGAAGGCCCGCCTGAAGAAGGCGATGGCAGCCGCGAAGGCGGACGGCATCACGATCAGCATCACCTCCGCCCGGCGCAGCGCGTCGAAACAGCAGCGCCTGCTGAACGCGGCGATCAAGAAGTACGGCTCGTACAAGGTGGCGACCCGCTGGGTGCTGCCGCCGAAGTACTCCGCCCACGTGCAGGGCAAGGCTGTGGACATCGGTCCGGCGGCCGCCATGACCTGGCTGAACAAGAACGGCTGGCGGTACGGCGTGTGCCGCCGCTACGACAACGAACCGTGGCACTTCGAGGCGCTGACCGCGCCCGGTACCAAGTGTCCGCCGCGCGAACCGCACGCGGTCGCCAAGGCCGACTGA
- a CDS encoding pilus assembly protein CpaE, which produces MITIEQAGRLRKAGVLWSPSAGDRFVVPDRDMDDDVFVVSDMTVEVHDYQGSKVIGFNGTTEWALDSIEQREVIWLPREEQLRALLGDHFQSLESVPGGYRVSLTDGRHTAEDAEQAYAQAVIHLLGA; this is translated from the coding sequence GTGATCACGATCGAGCAGGCCGGACGACTGCGCAAGGCCGGGGTGCTGTGGAGCCCGTCGGCGGGCGACCGATTCGTCGTACCGGACCGGGATATGGACGACGACGTGTTCGTGGTGAGCGACATGACCGTCGAGGTGCACGACTACCAGGGCAGCAAGGTGATCGGCTTCAACGGCACCACCGAGTGGGCCCTGGACAGCATCGAGCAACGCGAAGTCATCTGGCTGCCCCGCGAGGAACAGCTTCGCGCTCTCCTCGGTGACCATTTCCAGTCCCTGGAGTCGGTGCCCGGCGGCTATCGGGTGAGTCTGACGGACGGCCGGCACACTGCAGAGGACGCGGAGCAGGCCTATGCCCAGGCAGTGATCCACCTCCTCGGCGCCTAG
- a CDS encoding YqeB family protein gives MGSTTGTSQRTVIGHSTGDKVLLFGGLPLVGLVLGFFLPRIADWAAGRGWVPFQGVLKVIAAWDGWWVVAICVLVGLVAGILLAGMALDDILKVTITHQSVEFLKNQKTVTVPREKVAVAFLDGKEIVLQDASSRELARERHDQLKSEAHQIPVAFRAHGYPWSDAGDPHGSEFRRWVEDDPDLPPAVNAILKVRSKAFDQGDKGKADLRELRAETSNLGYTVKDKDKKQYWRPTS, from the coding sequence ATGGGGTCGACGACCGGGACATCGCAGCGCACCGTGATCGGGCATTCCACCGGAGACAAGGTGCTGCTGTTCGGTGGGCTGCCGCTGGTCGGGCTGGTGCTCGGCTTCTTCCTGCCCCGGATCGCGGACTGGGCGGCCGGGCGGGGCTGGGTGCCGTTCCAGGGCGTGCTCAAGGTGATCGCCGCGTGGGACGGCTGGTGGGTCGTCGCGATCTGCGTCCTCGTCGGGCTGGTCGCCGGCATCCTGCTGGCCGGGATGGCGCTCGACGACATCCTGAAGGTGACGATCACCCATCAGTCGGTCGAGTTCCTGAAGAACCAGAAGACGGTGACGGTGCCGCGGGAGAAGGTCGCGGTCGCGTTCCTGGACGGCAAGGAGATCGTCCTGCAGGACGCGTCGTCGCGGGAGCTGGCGCGCGAGAGGCACGACCAACTGAAGTCGGAGGCCCACCAGATCCCGGTCGCTTTCCGCGCTCACGGCTACCCGTGGTCCGACGCCGGCGACCCGCACGGGTCCGAGTTCCGCCGCTGGGTCGAGGACGACCCCGACCTCCCACCCGCGGTCAACGCCATCCTCAAGGTCCGCTCCAAGGCCTTCGACCAAGGCGACAAAGGCAAGGCGGACCTGCGCGAGCTCCGCGCCGAGACCAGCAACCTCGGCTACACGGTGAAGGACAAGGACAAGAAGCAGTACTGGCGCCCGACGAGCTAG
- a CDS encoding ornithine cyclodeaminase family protein yields the protein MADGIWLRFLSGPDIDALGLTRLEIVDAVEEAVREHGEGRTAFEPRVHLTPDNGGIGHFNILRGHLDGLGEHGISGVKVVGDFVPNYQQGLPSELAMATLFDPTTGVPLAVLDATMITAARTGAMTTVGARHLARRDSKILAHVGARGTAWWNVTMLDDLLDLDEIRVTSRRPESREKFAAELSAELSTPVRVCATAEEAFDGADVLVEATRLMEPEPLLRTAAVKPGAFAVPYGTVSAVELDLLDVVDKVVVDDWREAQSGRFGSLRRHVDTGRLSPETLYAEIGEIVAGRKPGRENDAERNLFWHRGLSLLDVAIAYLILRRAESADAGTMLRFH from the coding sequence GTGGCCGACGGCATCTGGTTGCGCTTCCTGAGTGGCCCGGACATCGACGCGCTCGGCCTGACCCGGCTGGAGATCGTGGACGCGGTCGAGGAGGCGGTCCGCGAGCACGGCGAGGGGCGTACTGCGTTCGAGCCGCGGGTGCACCTGACTCCGGACAACGGCGGCATCGGCCACTTCAACATCCTCCGCGGCCACCTCGACGGACTCGGCGAGCACGGAATCAGCGGCGTCAAGGTCGTCGGCGACTTCGTCCCGAACTACCAGCAGGGTCTGCCCAGCGAACTCGCGATGGCCACGCTCTTCGACCCGACCACCGGCGTACCGCTCGCTGTGCTCGACGCGACGATGATCACCGCGGCCCGGACCGGCGCGATGACCACGGTCGGCGCGCGGCACCTGGCGCGACGGGACAGCAAGATCCTTGCGCACGTGGGGGCGCGGGGTACGGCGTGGTGGAACGTGACCATGCTCGACGACCTCCTCGACCTCGACGAGATCCGGGTGACGTCGCGGCGGCCAGAGTCCCGGGAGAAGTTCGCTGCGGAGTTGTCGGCCGAGCTGTCCACGCCGGTGCGGGTCTGTGCGACCGCGGAGGAGGCGTTCGACGGCGCCGACGTACTCGTCGAAGCGACCCGCTTGATGGAGCCCGAGCCGCTGCTCCGCACGGCTGCGGTGAAGCCGGGCGCCTTCGCCGTACCGTACGGCACGGTCTCCGCGGTCGAGCTGGATCTGCTCGACGTGGTGGACAAGGTGGTCGTGGACGACTGGCGTGAGGCGCAGTCCGGGCGGTTCGGGTCGCTCCGCCGGCACGTCGACACCGGCCGGCTGTCGCCGGAGACGCTGTACGCCGAGATCGGCGAGATCGTCGCGGGGCGCAAACCCGGCCGCGAGAACGATGCCGAACGCAACCTCTTCTGGCACCGCGGGCTGTCGTTGCTGGACGTGGCGATCGCGTACCTGATCCTCCGCCGAGCCGAGTCCGCCGACGCCGGCACGATGCTCCGGTTCCACTGA
- a CDS encoding aromatic amino acid lyase yields MLITEPADVDPASPEPIELGPELLNRLGAIRAAALHRLESGDPVYGVNTGMGAMSKRRLTDSEQRTHQRNLLLGRAVGGPPWLPPAEARAVLLGRLRTFLTGDAAVSPGLAQQLVALINSPYVPAIPAEGAGSAGEIIPLSHAAGPLVGIGQLLGSDRLVPAAGVLPAFELGPKEGIALLAGIPGATGRAALHAHHSRRLAEHLTAVAAGAIAVIGANRDPYREAVGRGDEVLAGELQRIRDLVGDEPEPRSLQAPVSFRVAGHVQAHVRRAIAELDAAVERAFSGVTDSPAYLDGDFVGTAGFHGIDLTAYCDHLTAAFAHAAEVSTARLHRLLDPNVTGLPAQLARDPGPQAGMVSVHKRAVATAHQLRRLTLPTAISTTETSNGQEDVQTFSWEAVGNLAEAIRLTRETTACELLAVRQAFALSDRAIPPGLRDLFQAVDAVVPPIDGDRPFGEDLTRLLTDVF; encoded by the coding sequence ATGCTGATCACCGAACCCGCGGACGTCGATCCCGCAAGCCCCGAGCCGATCGAGCTCGGGCCGGAACTCCTGAACCGCCTGGGCGCGATCCGGGCCGCGGCGCTCCACCGGCTCGAGTCCGGCGATCCGGTGTACGGCGTCAACACCGGCATGGGCGCGATGAGCAAGCGCCGACTGACGGACTCCGAGCAACGCACCCATCAACGCAATCTGCTGCTCGGCCGCGCCGTCGGGGGGCCGCCCTGGTTGCCGCCCGCCGAAGCCCGGGCGGTCCTCCTCGGCCGCCTGCGAACCTTTCTCACCGGGGACGCTGCTGTCTCGCCCGGACTCGCCCAGCAGTTGGTTGCCCTGATCAACAGTCCGTACGTGCCGGCGATCCCGGCGGAAGGTGCCGGCTCAGCCGGGGAGATCATCCCGCTGTCCCACGCCGCCGGCCCACTGGTCGGAATCGGCCAGCTGCTGGGCTCGGATCGGCTGGTGCCGGCGGCCGGTGTTCTTCCGGCGTTCGAGCTCGGGCCGAAGGAGGGCATCGCCCTGCTTGCGGGCATCCCCGGCGCAACGGGACGGGCGGCTCTACACGCACATCATTCGCGTCGGCTCGCGGAGCACCTGACTGCGGTGGCGGCGGGGGCGATCGCGGTGATCGGAGCGAACCGGGATCCGTACCGGGAAGCTGTCGGGCGTGGCGATGAGGTGCTGGCAGGAGAGCTGCAGCGCATCCGCGACCTCGTTGGCGACGAGCCCGAGCCGCGGAGCCTGCAGGCGCCGGTGTCGTTCCGGGTGGCGGGCCACGTCCAGGCGCACGTACGGCGAGCGATTGCGGAGCTGGACGCCGCGGTGGAGCGGGCATTCAGCGGCGTGACGGACTCACCGGCGTACCTGGACGGCGATTTCGTCGGGACGGCCGGCTTCCACGGGATCGACCTCACGGCGTACTGCGACCACCTGACCGCGGCCTTCGCACACGCCGCGGAGGTCTCGACCGCGCGACTGCACCGCCTGCTGGATCCGAACGTCACCGGACTCCCGGCGCAACTGGCCAGAGACCCAGGACCGCAGGCCGGCATGGTCTCCGTGCACAAACGCGCCGTCGCCACCGCCCACCAGCTCCGGCGTCTAACGTTGCCAACGGCAATCAGTACGACGGAGACGTCCAACGGTCAGGAGGACGTGCAGACCTTCTCCTGGGAGGCTGTCGGCAACCTGGCCGAAGCGATCCGCCTGACCCGCGAGACGACGGCCTGCGAGCTCCTCGCCGTACGGCAAGCCTTCGCGCTCTCGGACAGAGCGATCCCACCGGGTCTGCGCGACCTCTTCCAGGCGGTCGACGCCGTCGTACCTCCGATCGACGGCGACCGCCCGTTCGGCGAGGACCTCACTCGTCTGCTGACCGACGTGTTCTAG
- a CDS encoding ArsR/SmtB family transcription factor yields the protein MVLTGVFAALADPTRRAILARLKDGDATVAELAAPFSMSQPAVSKHLKVLEQAGLISRSQRATARLSHLEAEPLREAVGWLMDYRAYWAESFDRLDDLLDDLKEQS from the coding sequence ATGGTGCTGACCGGCGTCTTCGCGGCACTCGCCGACCCGACCCGCCGGGCGATCCTCGCCCGGCTCAAGGACGGCGACGCGACCGTCGCGGAGCTCGCGGCGCCGTTCAGCATGTCGCAGCCGGCCGTCTCCAAGCACCTGAAGGTGCTCGAGCAGGCCGGACTGATCAGCCGTTCCCAGCGGGCCACGGCCCGGCTGAGCCACCTCGAGGCCGAGCCGCTCCGCGAGGCGGTCGGCTGGCTGATGGACTACCGCGCGTACTGGGCGGAGAGCTTCGACCGCTTGGACGACCTGCTCGACGACCTGAAGGAGCAATCGTGA
- a CDS encoding SRPBCC family protein: protein MKIVAEPGVPQVVIVRKFNAPRELLFRAYTEPDLVKRWLGPADLELVVNQLDPRHGGRWRWTHYDRDGKGYAFHGLYHGEPTPERIVQTYEFDQAPGTVYLNLITFDEADGVTTLTQNTVFFAVEDRDLYVAGGMERGIRASMQQLDDLVSELAEEAHS from the coding sequence GTGAAGATCGTCGCGGAGCCCGGCGTGCCGCAGGTCGTGATCGTGCGGAAGTTCAACGCGCCCCGGGAGCTGCTGTTCCGCGCGTACACCGAGCCCGACCTGGTGAAGCGCTGGCTCGGTCCGGCCGACCTCGAACTGGTCGTGAACCAGCTCGACCCGAGGCACGGCGGCCGCTGGCGCTGGACGCATTACGACCGGGACGGCAAGGGCTACGCGTTCCACGGGCTGTACCACGGAGAGCCGACGCCGGAGCGGATCGTGCAGACGTACGAGTTCGACCAGGCGCCGGGAACCGTCTACCTGAACCTGATCACCTTCGACGAGGCCGACGGGGTCACCACGCTGACCCAGAACACAGTGTTCTTCGCGGTCGAGGACCGCGACCTGTACGTCGCCGGCGGCATGGAGCGCGGGATCCGCGCCTCGATGCAGCAGCTCGACGACCTCGTCAGCGAACTGGCCGAGGAGGCCCACTCATGA
- a CDS encoding SDR family NAD(P)-dependent oxidoreductase: protein MMLTDKHAIVYGAAGPIGSAVARAFAAEGATVHLAGRTADRLEWVADEIRAAGGTAETAVVDALDEKSVDEHAEAVGRIDISFNLIGHQQFFGTPLVDMLLADFEQPITTMVRTFYLTSRAAARQMIRQGSGVILTFGGYGDPAVNLGGFQVGFGAVEALRRGLALELGPRGIRVLTLQTNGIPEALPADFPEKAAQAIAKHTADSTMLKRAATLSDVGALAAFAASDLARSLTGTALNLTAGAVVN, encoded by the coding sequence ATGATGCTCACCGACAAACACGCGATCGTGTACGGCGCGGCCGGCCCGATCGGCAGCGCGGTCGCTCGTGCGTTCGCAGCCGAAGGTGCGACCGTGCACCTTGCCGGCCGTACAGCGGATCGCCTGGAATGGGTCGCTGATGAGATCCGTGCCGCCGGTGGAACTGCTGAGACCGCGGTTGTCGACGCCCTCGACGAGAAGTCCGTGGACGAACATGCCGAAGCGGTCGGGCGAATCGACATCTCCTTCAACCTGATCGGGCATCAGCAGTTCTTCGGCACTCCGCTGGTCGACATGCTCCTGGCGGACTTCGAGCAGCCGATCACGACCATGGTCCGCACGTTCTACCTGACCTCGCGGGCCGCCGCCCGGCAGATGATCCGTCAGGGGTCGGGCGTGATCCTGACCTTCGGCGGGTACGGCGACCCGGCGGTGAACCTCGGTGGTTTCCAAGTGGGGTTCGGGGCGGTCGAGGCGCTGCGGCGCGGTCTGGCGCTGGAGCTCGGGCCGCGCGGGATTCGCGTTCTGACGTTGCAGACCAACGGAATCCCGGAGGCGCTGCCGGCCGACTTCCCCGAGAAGGCTGCGCAGGCTATCGCGAAACACACCGCCGACAGCACGATGCTCAAACGCGCCGCGACCCTCTCCGACGTCGGCGCCCTCGCTGCGTTCGCCGCCTCGGATCTCGCGCGATCGCTCACCGGCACGGCCCTCAACCTCACCGCGGGCGCGGTCGTCAACTAA
- a CDS encoding NAD(P)/FAD-dependent oxidoreductase translates to MAVVGRAGELPDSADVVIIGGGVMGTSIAFHLAEAGVERVLLLEMNELGSGSTCKAAGGVRANFSDSVNIALGARSLEAFAAFQERPGQEIDLHRVGYLFLLDADEQVEQFRESTQLQNTLGQPTRMISVDEAVALAPVVAPDGLVGACFSPTGGHCTPESVVLGYATAARRLGATLVTGCEVLGIDAVGNCLSAVRTDRGVVRTGTVICAAGAWSESLAASVGVELPVTPVRRQIVVTEAIAGLPAELPMTIDFGSTFYFHREGPGLLVGMSDPDEQSGFHLNRTDTWIPRLTDVMVRRAPALLDVGLIGGWAGLYEVTPDHNALIGEAADVSRFLYATGFSGHGFLQGPAVGEVIRDLYLGREPFVDISPLDAGRFQRSTTRAERNVV, encoded by the coding sequence ATGGCGGTTGTGGGTCGAGCCGGGGAGTTGCCTGATTCCGCCGACGTGGTGATCATCGGCGGCGGGGTGATGGGGACGAGTATTGCGTTTCATCTGGCCGAGGCTGGGGTGGAGCGGGTCCTGCTGCTGGAGATGAACGAACTCGGCTCGGGGTCGACCTGCAAGGCGGCGGGTGGGGTGCGGGCGAACTTCTCCGACTCCGTGAACATCGCGCTCGGGGCGCGCAGCCTGGAGGCCTTCGCTGCCTTCCAGGAACGACCGGGCCAGGAGATCGACCTGCATCGGGTCGGGTACCTGTTCCTGCTGGATGCCGATGAGCAGGTGGAGCAGTTCCGCGAGAGCACACAACTGCAGAACACACTCGGCCAGCCGACCCGGATGATCTCGGTCGATGAAGCGGTCGCGCTCGCGCCCGTCGTCGCGCCTGATGGCTTGGTCGGCGCGTGTTTCTCGCCGACGGGCGGGCACTGTACGCCGGAGTCCGTCGTACTCGGCTACGCGACGGCCGCTCGCCGGCTCGGCGCCACGCTGGTGACCGGATGCGAGGTACTCGGAATTGATGCTGTCGGCAACTGTTTGAGTGCAGTGCGGACCGACCGGGGTGTCGTCCGGACGGGCACGGTGATCTGTGCGGCCGGTGCCTGGTCCGAGAGTCTTGCTGCGTCAGTTGGGGTCGAGTTGCCGGTCACCCCGGTGCGCCGGCAGATCGTCGTGACCGAAGCGATCGCCGGCCTCCCGGCCGAGTTGCCGATGACGATCGACTTCGGCAGCACGTTCTACTTCCATCGCGAGGGGCCCGGACTGCTGGTCGGCATGTCCGATCCGGACGAGCAGTCCGGGTTCCACCTGAACCGCACGGACACGTGGATCCCGCGGCTTACCGACGTGATGGTGCGGCGAGCGCCTGCCCTTCTCGACGTCGGTCTCATCGGCGGCTGGGCGGGGCTGTACGAGGTGACGCCCGACCACAACGCGCTGATCGGCGAGGCGGCCGACGTCTCCCGCTTCCTCTACGCCACCGGCTTCTCCGGCCACGGCTTCCTGCAGGGTCCGGCCGTCGGCGAGGTCATCCGCGATCTCTACCTGGGCCGCGAGCCGTTCGTCGACATCAGCCCGCTCGACGCCGGCCGCTTCCAGCGCTCGACAACCCGCGCCGAACGGAACGTCGTCTGA
- a CDS encoding aldehyde dehydrogenase family protein, whose protein sequence is MAVEVLSVVGGERVAEAVRRTPSTNPARLSEVVGTVGSAGPDVFVRAASVARAAQAAWAATPAPQRGQVISNVGRLMTANKERLAALVTQEIGKPLAEALGEVQEIIDTCDFFLGEGRRLYGQTVPSEMPDKQLFTFRRPVGTVAVITAGNFPVAVPSWYIVPALLCGNTVVWKPAEYSAVVSDAFYEIFAHSGVPAGVFNVVYADGPDTFTGLEEALRAGLINKVGFTGSSAVGERIGELCGRHLQTPCLELGGKNPMVITEDADLELAVEGALFSGFGTAGQRCTSLGTAIVHRSVYDEFLDRFATAVGEAAMGDPAQDVLFGPLLDEKFAAGFEKSLGWIGTHHRVIGRTGRVTADNPRTGFVGDPSAGLFYHPVIVAGVQPDDELFMNETFGPLVGVTPYSELDEAIALGNKSGYGLSSSIYTLDPNKAFRFAQGISAGMVSVNNSTSGAEAHLPFGGNGKSGNGSRQSGIWVLDQFTRWQSMNWDYSGRLQKAQMDTETVEADLSFELP, encoded by the coding sequence ATGGCCGTAGAGGTGCTGTCCGTTGTCGGTGGCGAGCGCGTGGCGGAAGCGGTACGACGTACTCCGTCGACCAATCCGGCGCGGTTGAGCGAGGTCGTCGGGACGGTGGGTAGCGCCGGGCCGGATGTGTTCGTCCGGGCTGCCTCGGTCGCGCGGGCCGCGCAGGCTGCGTGGGCGGCGACGCCGGCGCCGCAGCGCGGGCAGGTGATCTCGAACGTGGGCCGGCTGATGACCGCGAACAAGGAGCGGCTCGCCGCGCTCGTCACGCAGGAGATCGGGAAGCCGCTCGCCGAGGCGCTGGGCGAGGTGCAGGAGATCATCGACACCTGCGACTTCTTCCTCGGCGAGGGCCGCCGGCTCTACGGGCAGACGGTGCCGTCGGAGATGCCGGACAAGCAGCTGTTCACGTTCCGCCGTCCGGTCGGCACGGTCGCGGTGATCACGGCGGGCAACTTCCCGGTCGCGGTCCCGTCCTGGTACATCGTGCCGGCGTTGCTCTGCGGCAACACGGTCGTCTGGAAGCCGGCGGAGTACTCCGCGGTGGTCTCGGACGCGTTCTACGAGATCTTCGCGCACTCCGGCGTACCGGCTGGTGTCTTCAACGTCGTGTACGCCGACGGGCCGGACACGTTCACCGGTCTCGAGGAGGCACTGCGGGCCGGGCTGATCAACAAGGTCGGCTTCACCGGGTCGAGCGCGGTCGGCGAACGGATCGGCGAGCTGTGCGGCCGGCACCTGCAGACGCCGTGCCTGGAGCTCGGCGGCAAGAACCCGATGGTGATCACCGAGGACGCGGACCTCGAGCTGGCCGTCGAGGGCGCACTCTTCTCCGGCTTCGGTACGGCGGGACAGCGGTGCACCTCACTCGGTACGGCGATCGTGCATCGGTCGGTGTACGACGAGTTCCTCGACCGGTTCGCGACGGCTGTCGGCGAGGCCGCGATGGGAGATCCGGCGCAGGACGTGTTGTTCGGGCCGTTGCTGGACGAGAAGTTCGCGGCCGGGTTCGAGAAGTCGCTGGGGTGGATCGGAACGCATCACCGCGTCATCGGGCGGACGGGCCGGGTCACGGCGGACAACCCGCGGACCGGGTTCGTCGGCGATCCATCGGCCGGATTGTTCTACCACCCGGTGATCGTGGCCGGAGTGCAACCGGACGACGAGCTGTTCATGAACGAGACGTTCGGCCCGCTCGTCGGCGTCACGCCGTACTCCGAGCTGGACGAGGCGATTGCCCTAGGCAACAAGTCGGGGTACGGGCTGTCGAGCTCGATCTACACCCTCGACCCGAACAAGGCGTTCCGATTCGCGCAGGGGATCTCGGCGGGGATGGTCAGCGTGAACAACTCGACCTCCGGAGCCGAGGCACACCTGCCGTTCGGCGGCAACGGCAAGTCGGGCAACGGCTCGCGGCAGAGTGGGATCTGGGTCCTGGACCAGTTCACCCGCTGGCAGTCGATGAACTGGGACTACTCCGGCCGATTGCAGAAGGCCCAGATGGACACCGAAACCGTCGAGGCCGACCTGTCCTTCGAGCTGCCGTGA
- a CDS encoding J-domain-containing protein, giving the protein MTKRRPPGMSNQEWVESQIQLAQNQGEFDNLPGAGKPLKLAEGHDPDWWVKDFLRREDIETEALLPPAMLLRKEKQQVHDKIRGMRRESEVREYLADLNKRIRLSIRDSTGPVVPTGPVNEDAIIAQWRMDRPATEPRQRPAEEHRPTKKSIWQRLFS; this is encoded by the coding sequence ATGACCAAGCGCAGACCACCGGGTATGAGTAACCAGGAGTGGGTCGAGTCGCAGATCCAGCTGGCGCAGAACCAGGGCGAGTTCGACAACCTGCCCGGGGCCGGCAAACCGTTGAAGCTGGCCGAGGGCCACGATCCCGACTGGTGGGTCAAGGACTTCCTCCGCCGCGAGGACATCGAGACCGAGGCGCTGCTGCCGCCGGCGATGCTGCTCCGCAAGGAGAAGCAGCAGGTCCACGACAAGATCCGCGGCATGCGGCGCGAGTCCGAGGTCCGCGAGTACCTGGCCGATCTGAACAAGCGGATCCGGCTCAGCATCCGCGACAGCACCGGACCGGTCGTGCCGACAGGCCCGGTGAACGAGGACGCGATCATCGCCCAGTGGCGGATGGACCGGCCCGCGACCGAGCCGCGTCAGAGGCCCGCCGAAGAGCACCGGCCAACGAAGAAGTCGATCTGGCAGCGGCTCTTCAGCTGA